The following proteins come from a genomic window of Larimichthys crocea isolate SSNF chromosome III, L_crocea_2.0, whole genome shotgun sequence:
- the cfap73 gene encoding coiled-coil domain-containing protein 42 homolog: MDPRTVRGKRDTLGLPAGTSGVMSAGLRDRTAALLFCLQRQQRELEELSAKKEERKQVLESLQQRLDEMHKKVKEVAELHLGFDMFLKEADADQVAEKAEKVSKEKLQKEAEIRRLKEEDAKLMERKQKLQRRVQRHSVYQDFMEQVVKMTKFKDVQLLTGHLESLVHFKDELSRRESEAQEQADQWKKALRTLEDQHHFLQLHKNNQLSQLQTELDETLSETLTWEREWNHIQGTAAKKTLLLGQIKMATLNLFEVIDDKVEGEEGVDMNDTEKQLDKVKRNIQDYVDMVTQHQTPSSRCSNGETRRERKRDEAKKSTGKKTNCQ, translated from the exons ATGGATCCAAGGACCGTCCGTGGGAAGCGTGACACACT GGGTTTGCCTGCGGGGACGAGCGGCGTGATGTCAGCGGGTTTACGCGACAGGACCGCTGCCCTCTTATTTTGTCTGCAGAGGCAACAGCGTGAGTTGGAAGAGTTGAGCGCAAAGAAGGAGGAGCGCAAACAG GTGTTGGAGAGTTTGCAGCAACGCCTAGATGAGATGCACAAGAAGGTTAAGGAAGTGGCGGAGTTACACTTGGGCTTTGACATGTTTCTCAAG GAAGCTGATGCTGATCAAGTtgcagagaaagcagagaaggTGAGTAAAGAGAAGCTTCAAAAGGAGGCAGAGATAAGgaggctgaaggaggaggatgctAAACTGatggagaggaaacagaagCTACAGCGTCGGGTGCAGAGGCACTCTGTGTATCAAGACTTCATGGAGCAAGTGGTCAAAATGACTAAG TTCAAAGATGTGCAGCTTCTCACGGGTCACTTAGAGAGTCTTGTCCACTTTAAGGACGAGCTCTCTCGGCGGGAGAGTGAGGCACAGGAGCAGGCTGACCAGTGGAAAAAAGCACTGCGGACATTGGAGGACCAGCATCACTTCCTGCAGCTACACAAGAACAACCAGCTGTCCCAGCTCCAGACCGAGCTGGACGAGACGCTCTCTGAAACTCTAACATGG GAAAGGGAGTGGAACCACATTCAGGgaacagcagcaaagaaaacactCCTATTGGGACAGATTAAGATGGCAACCCTCAACCTCTTTGAAGTGATAGATGACAAGGTagaaggagaggaaggtgtGGATATGaatgacacagagaaacagctggaCAAG GTCAAGAGGAATATCCAGGACTATGTTGACATGGTGACACAACATCAAACTCCCTCAAGCAGATGCAGCAATGGAGAGACAAGAAGAGAACGGAAAAGAGACGAGGCCAAAAAGAGCACCGGAAAAAAGACTAATTGTCAGTGA
- the drc10 gene encoding dynein regulatory complex protein 10 isoform X2 encodes MSQHVHELPQEQHLSPEAKRISNVLKNCIRHVEIAAILPALLQLNSASGIADEELSRALQKHQILEDKMLESLEQDSDRHQEGNFKKRAQLERDFKDSVKDVLRVYRNRPDIIDGLMAELDMKVGETENMLIGNLKTFHGHVVERMLLSVEEERLQEKEEEEAISVARELEDIVSQEEKITADLKGLDKVIAQEDLKIKDLQSKIEALKTKDKNRNLLHEKQCQAIIKASKEKQASVQKEMDKMTIQLKEMRIEHREAERVLQKRNARVREEIELVIQHFDNKMEELQAKLELNQTIYEKEQEEVRRMEPYFSALETEYNEILEKRRLAEEKRKEEMRVLELKTKAAIFAQAWWRGYSTRKALKNKKNKNKGGKRKKAK; translated from the exons ATGTCCCAACACGTCCATGAATTGCCACAGGAGCAGCATCTCTCACCTGAGGCTAAACGCATCTCAAACGTATTGAAAAACTGCATCAGACATGTCGAGATTGCAGCGATTCTGCCTGCTCTCCTGCAGTTAAACAGTGCGTCTGGTATTGCAGACGAGGAGTTGAGCAGGGCGCTTCAGAAGCATCAAATATTAGAAGACAAGATGCTAGAAAGCCTTGAGCAGGATTCAGATAGGCACCAAGAGGGAAACTTCAAAAAAAGGGCTCAGCTTGAGAGGGACTTCAAGGACTCTGTCAAGGATGTGCTCAGAGTTTACCGAAACCGTCCGGATATCATTGATGGTTTGATGGCAGAGCTGGATATGAAAGTAGGGGAGACTGAGAACATGCTAATTGGAAATCTTAAGACGTTTCACGGCCATGTGGTGGAAAGGATGCTGCtgagtgtggaggaggagcgactccaagagaaggaagaggaggaggctaTTTCTGTGGCCCGTGAGCTGGAGGACATAGTTTCACAGGAAGAAAAAATCACTGCAGACTTGAAGGGCTTAGACAAAGTG ATTGCTCAGGAAGATCTCAAGATCAAAGATTTGCAGAGTAAAATAGAAGcgttaaaaacaaaagacaaaaataggAATCTTCTTCATGAAAAGCAATGCCAGGCAATTATCAAGGCATCGAAGGAAAAACAGGCCAGTGTACAAAAGGAAATGGATAAAATGACCATCCAGCTCAAAGAAATGAGGATtgaacacagagaggcagagagagtaCTCCAAAAG AGAAATGCAAGGGTGAGGGAGGAAATTGAACTTGTGATCCAacattttgacaataaaatgGAAGAATTACAG GCCAAACTGGAGTTGAATCAAACGATTTACGaaaaggagcaggaggaggtgaggaggatgGAGCCGTACTTTTCTGCCCTAGAGACGGAGTACAACGAGATCCTGGAGAAGCGTCGGctagcagaggagaagaggaaggaggagatgagggtGCTGGAGTTGAAGACCAAAGCTGCTATTTTTGCCCAAGCCTGGTGGAGAGGATACAGTACTCGCAAGGCcttgaagaacaagaagaacaagaacaaaggGGGCAAACGCAAGAAGGCCAAATAA
- the drc10 gene encoding dynein regulatory complex protein 10 isoform X1, whose product MPHENAARMSQHVHELPQEQHLSPEAKRISNVLKNCIRHVEIAAILPALLQLNSASGIADEELSRALQKHQILEDKMLESLEQDSDRHQEGNFKKRAQLERDFKDSVKDVLRVYRNRPDIIDGLMAELDMKVGETENMLIGNLKTFHGHVVERMLLSVEEERLQEKEEEEAISVARELEDIVSQEEKITADLKGLDKVIAQEDLKIKDLQSKIEALKTKDKNRNLLHEKQCQAIIKASKEKQASVQKEMDKMTIQLKEMRIEHREAERVLQKRNARVREEIELVIQHFDNKMEELQAKLELNQTIYEKEQEEVRRMEPYFSALETEYNEILEKRRLAEEKRKEEMRVLELKTKAAIFAQAWWRGYSTRKALKNKKNKNKGGKRKKAK is encoded by the exons ATGCCACATGAAAACGCAGCTCG TATGTCCCAACACGTCCATGAATTGCCACAGGAGCAGCATCTCTCACCTGAGGCTAAACGCATCTCAAACGTATTGAAAAACTGCATCAGACATGTCGAGATTGCAGCGATTCTGCCTGCTCTCCTGCAGTTAAACAGTGCGTCTGGTATTGCAGACGAGGAGTTGAGCAGGGCGCTTCAGAAGCATCAAATATTAGAAGACAAGATGCTAGAAAGCCTTGAGCAGGATTCAGATAGGCACCAAGAGGGAAACTTCAAAAAAAGGGCTCAGCTTGAGAGGGACTTCAAGGACTCTGTCAAGGATGTGCTCAGAGTTTACCGAAACCGTCCGGATATCATTGATGGTTTGATGGCAGAGCTGGATATGAAAGTAGGGGAGACTGAGAACATGCTAATTGGAAATCTTAAGACGTTTCACGGCCATGTGGTGGAAAGGATGCTGCtgagtgtggaggaggagcgactccaagagaaggaagaggaggaggctaTTTCTGTGGCCCGTGAGCTGGAGGACATAGTTTCACAGGAAGAAAAAATCACTGCAGACTTGAAGGGCTTAGACAAAGTG ATTGCTCAGGAAGATCTCAAGATCAAAGATTTGCAGAGTAAAATAGAAGcgttaaaaacaaaagacaaaaataggAATCTTCTTCATGAAAAGCAATGCCAGGCAATTATCAAGGCATCGAAGGAAAAACAGGCCAGTGTACAAAAGGAAATGGATAAAATGACCATCCAGCTCAAAGAAATGAGGATtgaacacagagaggcagagagagtaCTCCAAAAG AGAAATGCAAGGGTGAGGGAGGAAATTGAACTTGTGATCCAacattttgacaataaaatgGAAGAATTACAG GCCAAACTGGAGTTGAATCAAACGATTTACGaaaaggagcaggaggaggtgaggaggatgGAGCCGTACTTTTCTGCCCTAGAGACGGAGTACAACGAGATCCTGGAGAAGCGTCGGctagcagaggagaagaggaaggaggagatgagggtGCTGGAGTTGAAGACCAAAGCTGCTATTTTTGCCCAAGCCTGGTGGAGAGGATACAGTACTCGCAAGGCcttgaagaacaagaagaacaagaacaaaggGGGCAAACGCAAGAAGGCCAAATAA
- the drc10 gene encoding dynein regulatory complex protein 10 isoform X3: MPHENAARMSQHVHELPQEQHLSPEAKRISNVLKNCIRHVEIAAILPALLQLNSASGIADEELSRALQKHQILEDKMLESLEQDSDRHQEGNFKKRAQLERDFKDSVKDVLRVYRNRPDIIDGLMAELDMKVGETENMLIGNLKTFHGHVVERMLLSVEEERLQEKEEEEAISVARELEDIVSQEEKITADLKGLDKVIAQEDLKIKDLQSKIEALKTKDKNRNLLHEKQCQAIIKASKEKQASVQKEMDKMTIQLKEMRIEHREAERVLQKAKLELNQTIYEKEQEEVRRMEPYFSALETEYNEILEKRRLAEEKRKEEMRVLELKTKAAIFAQAWWRGYSTRKALKNKKNKNKGGKRKKAK; encoded by the exons ATGCCACATGAAAACGCAGCTCG TATGTCCCAACACGTCCATGAATTGCCACAGGAGCAGCATCTCTCACCTGAGGCTAAACGCATCTCAAACGTATTGAAAAACTGCATCAGACATGTCGAGATTGCAGCGATTCTGCCTGCTCTCCTGCAGTTAAACAGTGCGTCTGGTATTGCAGACGAGGAGTTGAGCAGGGCGCTTCAGAAGCATCAAATATTAGAAGACAAGATGCTAGAAAGCCTTGAGCAGGATTCAGATAGGCACCAAGAGGGAAACTTCAAAAAAAGGGCTCAGCTTGAGAGGGACTTCAAGGACTCTGTCAAGGATGTGCTCAGAGTTTACCGAAACCGTCCGGATATCATTGATGGTTTGATGGCAGAGCTGGATATGAAAGTAGGGGAGACTGAGAACATGCTAATTGGAAATCTTAAGACGTTTCACGGCCATGTGGTGGAAAGGATGCTGCtgagtgtggaggaggagcgactccaagagaaggaagaggaggaggctaTTTCTGTGGCCCGTGAGCTGGAGGACATAGTTTCACAGGAAGAAAAAATCACTGCAGACTTGAAGGGCTTAGACAAAGTG ATTGCTCAGGAAGATCTCAAGATCAAAGATTTGCAGAGTAAAATAGAAGcgttaaaaacaaaagacaaaaataggAATCTTCTTCATGAAAAGCAATGCCAGGCAATTATCAAGGCATCGAAGGAAAAACAGGCCAGTGTACAAAAGGAAATGGATAAAATGACCATCCAGCTCAAAGAAATGAGGATtgaacacagagaggcagagagagtaCTCCAAAAG GCCAAACTGGAGTTGAATCAAACGATTTACGaaaaggagcaggaggaggtgaggaggatgGAGCCGTACTTTTCTGCCCTAGAGACGGAGTACAACGAGATCCTGGAGAAGCGTCGGctagcagaggagaagaggaaggaggagatgagggtGCTGGAGTTGAAGACCAAAGCTGCTATTTTTGCCCAAGCCTGGTGGAGAGGATACAGTACTCGCAAGGCcttgaagaacaagaagaacaagaacaaaggGGGCAAACGCAAGAAGGCCAAATAA